ACGCCGTGGCGGTCGCGGCGGGCGTTCGCCTCGCGCAGCGCCTCCAGGAGGAAGGCGGCGTTGGTGGCGTCGGGGAGCGCGGGTCGGGTGCCTGCCATGCCTGTCGGACCTGTCATGCCTGTCACCTCGGGATGCACGTCGCTGTGCCTGGATTGTGCGCGTGAATTATTCGTCGGGCAATGTCAGTTTTATGGCGGACATTGGCGAAGTGCGGCTTTTGTCAGTACACAAAGGACCGATCGGCATGGGCCATTGAGTGATTGTCGCCGTGAACCGGGCTACCGTGTGATCCGTGCAGCTCTACACGAGATCTGCCGGGACCGGGATCCCGGTTGTGCTGCTTCACGCGTTCCCGCTGTCGTCGGCCATGTGGCTGGCGCAGCGGGAGGGGCTGGCCAAGGTCTGCCGGGTCATCACCCCGGACCTGCGCGGCTTCGGCGGGTCGCGGCTGGGCGAGGACGAGCCCTCGCTCGACCTGATGGCCGACGACGTCGCCAGGCTGCTCGACGAGGAGGGCATCGACAGGGCGGTCGTCGGCGGGCTGTCGATGGGCGGCTACGTGACCATGGCGTTCTGCCGCCGGCACCCCGACCGGGTGCTCGGGGTGATCCTGGCCGACACCAAGGCCACCGCGGACCCGCCCGAGGCCAGGGCCAACAGGGAGCGCATCGCGCAGGCCGCGCTGTCCGGCGGCAGCGAGGTGCTGGTCACCGAGGTGCTGCCCGCGCTCATCGGGCGGACCACCAGAGAACGGCGGGCCATGGTGTTCGGCCGCGTCAAGGGGCTCGTGCAGTCGGCGCCGCCCGGCGCCGTGGCCTGGGCGCAACGCGCCATGGCCGCCAGGCCCGACTCCTTCGACACGCTGAGCGCGCTCAAGGTGCCGCTGCTGATCATCGTGGGGGAGGAGGACGAGCTGTCGCCGCCCGCCGACGCCGACGCCATGGCGCAGTGCGTGCCGGAAGGCAAGGTGGAGATCATCCCCAGGGCCGGGCACCTCAGCGCGGTCGAGCAGCCGGAGGCGTTCAACACCGCCGTGATCGGGTTCCTCAAGGCGGAGCTGGGCGGGACACGGAGGTAGGTCAGGCCCGGTCCTGGCGCGGCAGCACCAGCTCGCGGATGATCAGTGAGATCGCGGCGGCCACCGGGATGGCCAGCAGGGCGCCGACGATGCCCAGCAGCGCGCCGCCGAACAACGCGGCGATCACGGTCACCGCCGGCGTCACGTTCACCGAGTGCTTCATCACCCTGGGGTAGATGAAGTAGTTCTCCACCTGCTGGTAGGCCACGAAGAAGATGGCGCACGCGATTCCGGCGGGCCAGGAGTCGAGCAGCGCCACCGCGGTCACCAGCACCGCGCCGATCGTCGCGCCCACCAGCGGGATCAGGTCCGTCAGCGCCACCACCAGGGAGAGCGCGAGCGCGTACTGCACGCCCGCGATGGACAGGAAGATCCAGGTCACCACGCCCGCGATGACCGAGATCAGCACGTTGCCCGCGACGTATCCGCCGATGCCGGACAGGATCTCCTCCGAGATCGAGCGCGTCCGCGTCCTGCGCGAGGCCGGGACGAGCTTGAGCAGGTAGTCCTTGATCGTGTGCAGCGAGCCGAGGAAGTACAGCATCAGCACCAGCAGCGTGACCGTGGTGAACACGCCGTTCAGCACCACCAGGCCCGCGCCCATGATGCCGGTCGCCAGCGACGGCCCCAGCGTGCCCGTCACGAACGTCCGCAGCTGCGGCAGGATCTGGTAGTCCTGGTCGAGCTGGCGCAGCGTCGGATGGTTGCTCAGCTCCGTGATGTAGCCCGGCACCGCGTCGATGAACTCGGTGAGCTGCTTGCTCACCGGCGGCACGATCGCCAGGCCGAACAGCACGAACGCCACGATCACCCCGGCGAACACGATCGAGATCGCGCCCCGCCTGGCCAGGCCGCGGCGCTGGAGCGCCTCGACGGCCGGGTTCAGGCCGACGGCCAGGAACATCGCCACCACGATGAGGATGATCGTGCTGAGCGAGGCCACGATCATCTGGGCCAGCGCGATCGCCGTCAGCACACCCAGGCCGCCGACCAGGCCGAACAGGAAGGGGCCGCGGGCCAGCGGCTTGCCGGGCAGCCCGTACGAGCCGGACCCCGCCTCGTCCTCGGCCGTCGCCTCCTTCGCCTTCGGCTCCTGCTCTTTCTGCTCGGTCACCGGCTCGACGTCTGCGGACAAAGGGCACTCCAGGGGGATCGGCAACACAGCATGACGGACTCGTACCACTTCGTACACGTCCGACGGCAAAGAGAGAGCCTAGCGACCATCCGGCCGCCAGGCTCTCCCCAGCCGTCATTCAGCCCCGTGTGTCAGATCGCCCGGCGTTACTCCTGCCACCACTCGGCGTCGTCGTCGGCCTTCTTGACCTCCACCTTGGGAGCGGGGGTCGTGGCCGGAGCCACCGGCTCGGCGGCCGGCGCGGCGAGCGCGGGCTTGGGCGGGGCCGCGGTGACCGCGGGCTCCGGCTCCATGCCGGGCAGGGCGGCGCCGCCGAGGAGCTGGCGGAGCTGGGCCAGGTGGCTGGTGATGCTGTCACGCTGGCGGGTGAGCTCGTCGACCTGGCGCTGCATCGCCGAGCGGGTGCGCTCGGCCTCGTTCTTGGCCTCGGTGACGATCGTCTCCGCGCTGCTCTTGGCCTCGGCCACGATGCTCTCGGAGCTCTTGCGCGCGTTGGCGACGAGCTGCTTGGCGTGCAGGTCGGCCTCGCGGCGGGTCTGCTCGGCCTGCTGCGTGGCCTTCGTGGCCCGCGACTCGGCGGTGGCGGCGCGCTGCTCGGCCTCGGCGACCAGCTTCTGCGTCGCGGCCTGCGCGGTGGCATGGCGCTCGGCCTCCTGGCGCTCGGCCTCCTCGCGGCGGGAGGCGAGCTGGATCTCGAACTCCGCCTCGTCCTGCGCCCGCTTGGCCTCCGACTCCTCCAGCACCCGCTGCGCCTGCGCGCGCATCTCATCGGCCTGCCGCTTGGCGGTGGTCAGCACCTCGTCACGCTCGCGCTTGGTCGAGGCGCGCAGCTGCGCCACCTCGCGCTCGGTGGTGGTGCGCAGCTTGGCGATCTCCCGCTCGGCGTCGGCCCGCTTCTCCGCCACCTCGTGGTCGGCGGTGGCGCGCAGCTTGGCGGCCTCCCGCTCGGTGGTGTTGGTCAGCTCGTCGGCCTCGCGGCGCGCGGTCGAGCGGATGTCCTCGGCCTCCCGCTCGGCGGTCGTCCGCATCTCGTCGCTCTCGCGAGCCGCCTGGGCGCGCTTCTCGGCGGCCTCGGCCTCGGCGGCGGCTCGTACATCGGCGGCCTCGACCTTGGCGGCGGCCTTGATCTCGTTGGCCTCGGACCGGGCGGCCTGGACGAGCTCGGTCGCCTGCTCCTCGGCCAGGCGGAGCAGCTGCTCGATGCGGGCGCCGAGACCGGAGTAGGTCGGGCGCTCCTGCTCCTGCAGCTGGCGCTGGGAGTCGGACAGGTCGCGCTGGAGGCTGGCGACCTGCTCGCGGGCCTGGCGTAGCTCCCCGTCGAGCTGCTTGAGGTGATCGTGGACCTGGTGCCGGTCGTAGCCCCGGAGCACGACGTCGAACTCGCGTGCTGGGGCGTCCTCGAAGAAGTTGTTGAGCTGGGCGTCGATGTCGGACTGCATGGAGGCTCGATCCTGGGTTGTCGAGACGGCTACACGGGCCGGACGGGGGGTTCGGGGCATCCGTACCAGGAGCCTGTGCCTCTCGGCAGGCCCCATGTCCGGTGGAAGGTCAAGCGTACTCCGCTGGTGCCACCTGCGAAGCCCCGTCCAACTTTCTGCGTGACTAGTTACATATGAACGTTTTTTACGTTTTGTGGGGGTTTACTCCTGCTTGGCCGCTTGGACCAGCTCGGTCAGCATCCCGCCCACGTCCTTGGGGTGCAGGAACGCGATCTGCGAGCCCATCGACCCGTGACGGGGACGCTCGTCCAGCAGTCGCACGCCCTTCTCGCCGATCTTGCTCATGGCCTCCTCGACGTCCGGAACGCCGAACGCCACGTGATGGACGCCTTCGCCCCGCTTCGCCAGGAATTTTCCCACAGGAGAGTCGTCGGAGAGGGGTTCCAGGAGCTGAATGTAGGAGCCCCCACCTTCGCCGTCGGCGATGTGCAGCATCGCCTCCTTGACACCCTGCTCCTCGTTGATCTCCCTGGCCACGACCGTGAGCTCGAACGTGCGGGAGAAGAGCTCGATCTTCTCCTCCAGGTCACGACAGGCGATCCCGATGTGGTCGATCCGCATGAACATGTGTGGCCTACCTCCATGGCGAGCGACGTCGTACTCGTGGGTATCGTGTCAAAGACCGGACGCGCGAGCACAGGAGGCCGTTGTCATGTCCAGTTCCGTCATCGTCGCCGGAGCTCGTACCCCCATCGGCAAGCTCCTCGGCTCCCTGTCCGGCCTCCAGGCCGTCGACCTCGGCGGCATCGCGATCAAGGCCGCGCTGGAGCGGGCCGGGGTCGCCCCCGAGGCCGTCGAGTACGTCATCATGGGCCAGGTCCTCCAGGCCGGCGCCGGGCAGATCCCCTCCCGCCAGGCCGCCGTCAAGGCCGGCATCCCGATGACCGTCCCCTCGATCACCATCAACAAGGTCTGCCTGTCGGGCCTCGACGCCATCGCCCTGGCCGACCAGCTCATCAGGGCGGGCGAGTTCGACATCGTGGTGGCCGGCGGCATGGAGTCCATGACCAACGCCCCCCACCTGCTGCCCGGCCTGCGCAAGGGCGTCAAGTACGGCGGCTCGCAGGTCGTCGACTCGATGGCGCACGACGGTCTGTTCTGCGCCTTCGACCAGTGCGCGATGGGCGAGTCCACCGAGCGGTACAACGCCCGGCTCGGCATCGGCCGCGAGGAGCAGGACGCGCTGTCCGCCCGCTCGCACCAGCTCGCCGCCGCCGCCATCAAGAACGGCGTCTTCGAGGACGAGATCGTCCCGGTCGAGATCCCGCAGCGCCGTGGCGAGCCGCTGGTCGTCAAGGAGGACGAGGGCGTGCGCGGCGACACCACGGCCGAGACCCTCGCCAAGCTGCGCCCCGCCTTCGCCCCCGACGGCACCATCACCGCCGGCTCGGCCTCCCAGATCTCCGACGGCGCCTGCGCCGTGGTCGTCATGTCCAGGGCGAAGGCCGAGGAGCTCGGCCTGCCCTGGCTGGCCGAGATCGGCCGCCACGGCAACGTCGCCGGCCCCGACGCCTCCCTGCAGTCGCAGCCCGCCAACGCCATCGAGCACGCGCTGTCCAAGCAGGGGGCGACCGTCGCCGACCTGGACCTCGTGGAGATCAACGAGGCGTTCGCGAGCGTGGTGCTGCAGTCGGCCAAGGAGCTGGGCGTGCCGCTCGACAAGGTCAACGTCAACGGCGGCGGCATCGCCCTGGGGCATCCGATCGGGGCCTCCGGGGCCAGGATCGTGCTGACGCTGGCGTACGAGCTGCGGCGGCGCGGCGGCGGCCTGGGCGCGGCGGGGCTGTGCGGTGGCGGCGGCCAGGGCGACGCCCTGCTGATCAGCGTCCCCAAGGTCTGATCCGCCGCCCGGTCAGCCCGCGGCCAGGTCCATCCGCAGAAACTCGGTGATGCGTAGCACCTTCGGCGGGCGCGTCACGTCCTTCGGCATGGCCTCGAACGCCTCCTGCCTGCCGACCAGCCGCGGGGCCGTCAGCTCCACCTCCTTCCCGTCCACCCTGAGCCGGGCGCTCCCGGCGGCCAGGACGTTGCGCACCCAGTCCGAGCGCGACCCGTACACCAGCACGAACAGGTAGCCCCCGGCCACCGGGTGCGCGTCCATCGGCGTCCGGTAGGTCGTGCCTGACGTGCGCCCGACGTGGATCAGCACCGGGTACTTCCCGCTCGCGATCGCACGCGGGTTGAACACCCGCTTGTTCACGTGCCCCCACCACAACGGCATCGGCATCGCGATCTCCTTCGTGTCGGCCGGCTTACACCCGTAAGGCTGGCTTACGCTTGTAAGGTTGTCAACCGTCGATCCCGCCGGAGCCGTCGTGCCGCCACCGTCCCAGCCGCTCAGCAAGGCCCTCGTGCTCGAAGCCGCGATCAGGGTCGCGGACCGCGGCGGCGTGGAGTCCATCACCATGCGCCGGGTGGCACAGGAGCTGGGCGTGGAGGCGATGTCGCTCTACCACCACGTGCCGAACAAGGACG
The nucleotide sequence above comes from Nonomuraea gerenzanensis. Encoded proteins:
- a CDS encoding alpha/beta fold hydrolase, which encodes MLLHAFPLSSAMWLAQREGLAKVCRVITPDLRGFGGSRLGEDEPSLDLMADDVARLLDEEGIDRAVVGGLSMGGYVTMAFCRRHPDRVLGVILADTKATADPPEARANRERIAQAALSGGSEVLVTEVLPALIGRTTRERRAMVFGRVKGLVQSAPPGAVAWAQRAMAARPDSFDTLSALKVPLLIIVGEEDELSPPADADAMAQCVPEGKVEIIPRAGHLSAVEQPEAFNTAVIGFLKAELGGTRR
- a CDS encoding AI-2E family transporter, with the translated sequence MSADVEPVTEQKEQEPKAKEATAEDEAGSGSYGLPGKPLARGPFLFGLVGGLGVLTAIALAQMIVASLSTIILIVVAMFLAVGLNPAVEALQRRGLARRGAISIVFAGVIVAFVLFGLAIVPPVSKQLTEFIDAVPGYITELSNHPTLRQLDQDYQILPQLRTFVTGTLGPSLATGIMGAGLVVLNGVFTTVTLLVLMLYFLGSLHTIKDYLLKLVPASRRTRTRSISEEILSGIGGYVAGNVLISVIAGVVTWIFLSIAGVQYALALSLVVALTDLIPLVGATIGAVLVTAVALLDSWPAGIACAIFFVAYQQVENYFIYPRVMKHSVNVTPAVTVIAALFGGALLGIVGALLAIPVAAAISLIIRELVLPRQDRA
- a CDS encoding DivIVA domain-containing protein; amino-acid sequence: MQSDIDAQLNNFFEDAPAREFDVVLRGYDRHQVHDHLKQLDGELRQAREQVASLQRDLSDSQRQLQEQERPTYSGLGARIEQLLRLAEEQATELVQAARSEANEIKAAAKVEAADVRAAAEAEAAEKRAQAARESDEMRTTAEREAEDIRSTARREADELTNTTEREAAKLRATADHEVAEKRADAEREIAKLRTTTEREVAQLRASTKRERDEVLTTAKRQADEMRAQAQRVLEESEAKRAQDEAEFEIQLASRREEAERQEAERHATAQAATQKLVAEAEQRAATAESRATKATQQAEQTRREADLHAKQLVANARKSSESIVAEAKSSAETIVTEAKNEAERTRSAMQRQVDELTRQRDSITSHLAQLRQLLGGAALPGMEPEPAVTAAPPKPALAAPAAEPVAPATTPAPKVEVKKADDDAEWWQE
- the mce gene encoding methylmalonyl-CoA epimerase, with protein sequence MFMRIDHIGIACRDLEEKIELFSRTFELTVVAREINEEQGVKEAMLHIADGEGGGSYIQLLEPLSDDSPVGKFLAKRGEGVHHVAFGVPDVEEAMSKIGEKGVRLLDERPRHGSMGSQIAFLHPKDVGGMLTELVQAAKQE
- a CDS encoding acetyl-CoA C-acetyltransferase codes for the protein MSSSVIVAGARTPIGKLLGSLSGLQAVDLGGIAIKAALERAGVAPEAVEYVIMGQVLQAGAGQIPSRQAAVKAGIPMTVPSITINKVCLSGLDAIALADQLIRAGEFDIVVAGGMESMTNAPHLLPGLRKGVKYGGSQVVDSMAHDGLFCAFDQCAMGESTERYNARLGIGREEQDALSARSHQLAAAAIKNGVFEDEIVPVEIPQRRGEPLVVKEDEGVRGDTTAETLAKLRPAFAPDGTITAGSASQISDGACAVVVMSRAKAEELGLPWLAEIGRHGNVAGPDASLQSQPANAIEHALSKQGATVADLDLVEINEAFASVVLQSAKELGVPLDKVNVNGGGIALGHPIGASGARIVLTLAYELRRRGGGLGAAGLCGGGGQGDALLISVPKV
- a CDS encoding nitroreductase family deazaflavin-dependent oxidoreductase, which codes for MPMPLWWGHVNKRVFNPRAIASGKYPVLIHVGRTSGTTYRTPMDAHPVAGGYLFVLVYGSRSDWVRNVLAAGSARLRVDGKEVELTAPRLVGRQEAFEAMPKDVTRPPKVLRITEFLRMDLAAG